A window of the Halopseudomonas phragmitis genome harbors these coding sequences:
- a CDS encoding Vgb family protein, translating to MPGRFSLTVLATLISTCSFAASYSPPEVLVAPSAFKGVHGLAVDQQGRLLAGSVVGNSIYQVDIETGQVSTFIGPDQGQADDIAIGPRGEMAWTGFYSGQVLYRETDQAPIRVLADGLPGINSIAFNQDTGALYASQVFLGDALWEIDINAQQPPRLIGKDLGGFNGFEVGQDGWLYGPLWFKGQVVRIDPASARQEVVADGFGTPAAVNFDSKGNLYVVDTLTGQLLRITAENRQVEQVAQLASSLDNLAIDQQDRIFVSNMADNSIQQINPLTGESRVITQGDLAVPAGLTLSEDAKTLYISDIFTFRAVNTETGQVRDIRRAHGSDVEYPTAVGLGQKQLLLTSFATGTLQILNRSDYSTQAMIHGLNAPSAAVELEPGRVVVSEMGAGTLVILSGEQWQERQPLAQGLQGPVQMVRGQDGMLYLTEAAGFLTQVDPSSGQITRLAQDLLMPEGLAQQADGQFIIAETAAQRLTLVNPENGERRVLAENLPIGFPAGPGMPPSGIPTGVAVDNNGVIYFGSDIDNGLYRIKPEH from the coding sequence ATGCCAGGCCGCTTCTCCCTGACAGTACTCGCTACCCTGATCAGCACTTGCAGCTTCGCTGCCAGCTATTCGCCCCCTGAAGTTCTGGTTGCGCCATCTGCATTCAAAGGAGTCCATGGTCTGGCCGTAGACCAGCAAGGTCGTCTGCTGGCCGGCAGTGTGGTAGGCAACAGCATCTATCAGGTCGATATAGAGACGGGCCAGGTGAGCACCTTCATTGGCCCGGACCAGGGACAGGCCGATGACATCGCCATTGGCCCGCGCGGGGAAATGGCCTGGACCGGTTTCTACTCAGGCCAGGTGCTGTACCGGGAAACTGATCAGGCCCCCATCAGGGTGCTGGCTGACGGCCTGCCGGGTATCAACTCGATTGCCTTCAACCAGGACACCGGCGCCCTTTATGCCAGCCAGGTATTTCTCGGCGATGCGCTGTGGGAAATTGACATCAACGCGCAGCAACCGCCACGGCTGATAGGCAAAGACCTTGGTGGCTTCAACGGCTTTGAGGTGGGACAAGATGGCTGGCTTTATGGCCCCCTGTGGTTCAAGGGACAAGTGGTTCGTATTGATCCTGCCAGCGCCAGACAGGAAGTGGTTGCCGACGGATTCGGCACCCCGGCGGCCGTCAATTTCGACAGCAAGGGCAACCTGTACGTCGTCGACACCCTCACCGGGCAGTTGCTGCGCATCACTGCCGAGAACCGGCAGGTCGAACAGGTCGCCCAGCTGGCCAGCTCGCTCGACAACCTGGCAATTGATCAGCAGGACCGCATATTCGTCTCCAACATGGCCGACAACAGCATCCAGCAGATCAACCCGTTAACAGGCGAAAGCCGTGTGATTACCCAGGGTGATCTGGCCGTACCGGCCGGCCTGACCCTGAGCGAAGACGCCAAGACCCTCTATATCAGCGACATTTTTACTTTTCGTGCGGTTAACACTGAAACTGGTCAGGTTCGCGATATCCGCCGGGCCCATGGTTCTGACGTCGAGTACCCCACCGCTGTTGGCCTGGGGCAAAAGCAGTTGCTGCTGACCAGCTTCGCCACCGGCACCCTGCAAATCCTGAACCGCAGCGATTACAGCACCCAGGCCATGATCCATGGACTCAACGCGCCCAGTGCCGCGGTCGAGCTGGAACCTGGCCGGGTGGTGGTCAGCGAAATGGGGGCAGGCACCCTGGTGATACTCAGCGGCGAGCAATGGCAGGAACGACAGCCCCTTGCTCAGGGTCTGCAAGGACCAGTACAGATGGTCCGGGGCCAGGATGGCATGCTCTACCTGACCGAGGCTGCCGGTTTCCTCACCCAGGTAGATCCTAGTAGTGGTCAAATCACACGCCTGGCCCAGGACCTATTGATGCCTGAAGGACTGGCCCAACAGGCCGATGGTCAGTTCATCATTGCCGAAACTGCCGCCCAGCGCCTGACCCTGGTGAATCCGGAAAACGGCGAACGCCGAGTGCTTGCCGAAAACCTGCCGATCGGCTTCCCCGCCGGCCCCGGGATGCCACCCAGCGGTATCCCGACTGGCGTGGCGGTAGATAACAACGGAGTGATTTACTTCGGCTCGGATATTGATAACGGACTGTATCGAATAAAGCCCGAACACTGA
- a CDS encoding class I SAM-dependent methyltransferase encodes MKLSASHLEQISGLTLGHYQNQAESFRAGTWEHDVSQNIDALLRHIPGQAPFDLLDLGCGPGRDLCTFNQLGHRPIGLDGCPRFVEMAHQASGCEVWHQDFLDLQLPGNRFDGIFANAVLFHIPSQELPRVLKQLYASLKPAGILFSSNPRGNNEEGWNDDRYGCYYNWPTWRALLQDAGFIELEHYYRPQGLPRAQQPWLASVWRRPAP; translated from the coding sequence ATGAAACTCAGCGCAAGCCACCTTGAACAGATCAGCGGATTGACTCTCGGACACTACCAAAACCAGGCCGAAAGCTTTCGCGCCGGCACTTGGGAGCATGACGTCAGCCAGAACATCGACGCCCTGCTACGCCACATACCAGGCCAAGCCCCTTTTGATTTGCTCGACCTGGGCTGCGGACCGGGGCGCGACCTCTGCACCTTCAACCAACTCGGGCACCGCCCCATAGGTCTCGACGGCTGCCCCCGATTCGTCGAAATGGCCCACCAGGCCAGCGGCTGTGAAGTCTGGCATCAGGATTTTCTTGACCTGCAATTGCCTGGCAACCGGTTTGACGGCATTTTTGCCAACGCCGTACTGTTTCATATCCCCAGTCAGGAGTTGCCCCGCGTGCTCAAACAGCTTTATGCCAGCCTCAAGCCAGCCGGCATCCTGTTCAGCTCTAATCCCCGGGGCAATAACGAAGAAGGCTGGAACGATGACCGCTACGGTTGTTATTACAACTGGCCCACCTGGCGTGCATTGCTGCAGGACGCCGGGTTCATAGAGCTCGAACACTACTACCGCCCCCAGGGTTTACCCCGCGCCCAACAGCCCTGGCTCGCCAGCGTCTGGCGCCGCCCAGCCCCCTGA
- a CDS encoding DUF3135 domain-containing protein, with translation MARQPMALPSFDELRTMAEQRPDDLERLRERMINEILEDLPEPRRRRLLGLIFRIELERKRAKTPMQACLKISQMMMDSVCELREVMLNGPSAQRSESIQARIIPFKPRQTRH, from the coding sequence ATGGCCAGGCAACCTATGGCATTACCCAGTTTCGATGAACTGCGAACTATGGCCGAACAGCGGCCGGATGACCTGGAACGTCTGCGCGAACGCATGATCAACGAAATCCTTGAAGACCTGCCCGAACCTAGGCGGCGGCGTCTGCTGGGATTGATCTTTCGGATCGAATTGGAACGCAAACGCGCCAAGACTCCCATGCAAGCCTGTCTCAAAATCTCGCAAATGATGATGGACTCGGTCTGCGAATTACGTGAAGTCATGCTCAACGGCCCTTCCGCTCAGCGCTCTGAATCGATCCAAGCCCGGATTATCCCGTTCAAACCTCGCCAGACCAGACACTGA
- a CDS encoding TIGR04211 family SH3 domain-containing protein: MTRHLTASVPRFNRSSRLRYVPVACLLGGMLLFSGVLQAQSDNTRWVSDSLSTYVRSGPTDGYRIVGTLQSGQRVELVASQGNYSQVRSESGSLVWIPSADLQEVPGQAERLPQLEQRVAELSAELGSINETWETRVQGMQETLDSRKALIEELEAMRSALNEELSATQSELRSVQARLGDENRGAMMDYMVYGGSIAGVGLLAGLILPSMFRRRKRNDGWV, translated from the coding sequence ATGACTCGTCACCTAACCGCATCAGTACCCCGTTTCAATCGTTCTTCCCGTCTGCGCTATGTGCCGGTGGCCTGCCTGCTGGGCGGTATGCTGTTGTTCAGCGGCGTTCTTCAGGCCCAGAGTGACAATACTCGCTGGGTCAGCGATAGCTTGAGCACCTACGTGCGCAGTGGCCCGACCGATGGCTATCGGATCGTTGGTACCCTGCAGTCCGGGCAGCGTGTTGAACTGGTAGCCAGCCAGGGCAATTACAGCCAGGTACGCAGTGAGTCAGGCAGCCTGGTCTGGATTCCCAGCGCCGATTTGCAAGAAGTACCGGGGCAGGCCGAGCGTTTGCCGCAACTGGAACAGAGAGTAGCTGAGCTCAGTGCTGAGCTGGGCAGCATCAATGAAACCTGGGAAACCCGGGTGCAGGGCATGCAGGAAACTCTGGACTCTCGCAAGGCCCTGATCGAAGAGCTGGAGGCAATGCGCTCCGCTTTGAATGAAGAGTTGAGTGCCACTCAGTCAGAGCTGCGCAGCGTCCAGGCACGCCTGGGTGATGAAAATCGTGGGGCGATGATGGATTACATGGTCTACGGTGGGAGCATTGCCGGGGTCGGCTTGCTGGCCGGGTTGATCCTGCCGAGCATGTTCCGGCGACGTAAGCGTAACGATGGCTGGGTATGA
- the ppnN gene encoding nucleotide 5'-monophosphate nucleosidase PpnN — protein sequence MRQDVVKKVSVHPKGSLETLSQREVQQLSEVGSGSAYELFRQCALAILNTGAQSDNAKTVLEAYRDFEVRIHQEDRGVRLELINAPADAFVDGDMIASTREMLFSALRDIVYTASDLGQPGADLSSSQGITDYVFHLLRNARTLRPGVEPKMVVCWGGHSISIEEYKYSKKVGHELGLRSLDICTGCGPGVMKGPMKGATIAHAKQRIINGRYLGLSEPGIIAAEAPNPIVNELVILPDIEKRLEAFVRVGHGIIVFPGGAGTAEEFLYLLGILMHPDNADLPFPVILTGPRCAEAYLRQLHEFVGATLGDKAQARYQVIIDNPSEVARQMAKGLKAVSQFRRERDDAFHFNWLLKVDESFQRPFDPTHDNMSALQLRRELPAHQLAASLRQAFSGIVAGNVKDRGIRLIEQHGPYEIHGDPSVMQPLDRLLQAFVDQQRMKLPGGTAYEPCYRVVS from the coding sequence ATGCGCCAAGATGTAGTCAAGAAAGTATCGGTACACCCCAAGGGTAGCCTGGAAACCCTGTCCCAACGTGAGGTTCAGCAACTGAGTGAAGTCGGCTCGGGCAGTGCCTATGAGCTGTTTCGCCAGTGTGCCCTGGCGATTCTCAACACCGGAGCGCAAAGCGACAACGCCAAGACGGTGCTGGAAGCCTACCGGGATTTTGAGGTCCGCATTCATCAGGAAGACCGAGGGGTGCGGCTGGAGCTGATCAACGCCCCGGCCGATGCCTTCGTCGATGGCGATATGATTGCCAGCACCCGGGAAATGCTGTTCAGCGCCCTGCGCGATATTGTCTATACCGCCAGCGATCTGGGCCAGCCAGGGGCTGACCTGAGCAGCTCGCAGGGGATTACCGATTACGTCTTTCACTTGCTGCGCAACGCCCGCACCCTGCGACCTGGGGTAGAGCCGAAAATGGTGGTCTGCTGGGGCGGGCACTCGATCAGCATCGAGGAATACAAGTACAGCAAGAAGGTTGGTCATGAACTGGGGTTGCGCAGCCTGGATATCTGCACCGGCTGTGGTCCGGGAGTGATGAAGGGGCCGATGAAAGGGGCAACCATCGCCCATGCCAAGCAGCGAATCATTAACGGCCGCTACCTGGGCCTGAGTGAGCCCGGCATCATCGCCGCCGAAGCCCCCAACCCGATCGTCAACGAACTGGTGATCCTGCCTGACATCGAAAAACGTTTGGAAGCTTTCGTGCGGGTTGGTCACGGGATCATTGTATTCCCTGGTGGAGCAGGGACTGCCGAGGAGTTTCTGTACTTGCTCGGCATTTTGATGCACCCGGACAACGCCGATCTGCCATTCCCGGTCATTCTTACCGGTCCGCGCTGCGCCGAGGCCTATCTGCGCCAGTTGCATGAATTTGTTGGCGCTACCCTGGGTGACAAGGCTCAGGCCCGTTACCAGGTGATCATCGACAACCCCTCGGAGGTTGCCCGGCAGATGGCCAAAGGGCTCAAGGCCGTGAGCCAGTTCCGCCGTGAGCGTGATGATGCCTTTCATTTCAACTGGCTACTCAAGGTCGACGAAAGCTTCCAGCGTCCGTTCGATCCGACCCACGACAACATGTCAGCCCTGCAACTGCGTCGAGAGCTGCCGGCCCACCAACTGGCTGCCAGCCTGCGCCAGGCGTTCTCCGGCATTGTTGCCGGCAACGTCAAGGACCGCGGCATCCGCCTGATCGAGCAACACGGTCCCTATGAAATTCATGGCGACCCCAGTGTGATGCAACCGCTCGACCGACTGCTGCAGGCCTTCGTCGACCAGCAGCGAATGAAACTTCCAGGCGGCACGGCCTATGAGCCTTGTTATCGGGTGGTGAGTTGA
- a CDS encoding 3-deoxy-7-phosphoheptulonate synthase, whose translation MTATVTALSARDLTLIDTSSPARRRSQPLPTPAILRQRLPLKAALAEQIEQQRNSIRAVLDGADRRLLVIVGPCSLHDPVAALEYADRLAELNAQVDDQLLLVMRAYVEKPRTTVGWKGLLYDPHLDGSSDMAEGLALSRRLMLAIAERGLPVATELLQPLAAGYLDDLLSWAAIGARTSESQIHREMVSGLDLPVGFKNGTDGSLAIACDAMRSAAHPHQHFGVDDHGLPALIQTQGNPDTHLVLRGGHAGPNFHSAAVAEAKAALDKQSIEAKLIVDCSHANSGKDPLKQPAVLDSVIDQRLAGDNTLRGVMLEGHLFDGCQPLKAELRYGVSITDGCLGWSATEQALSKVAARLRSA comes from the coding sequence ATGACTGCTACCGTTACCGCCCTGTCAGCCCGCGACCTGACCCTGATCGATACTTCGTCACCCGCCCGTCGCCGCAGCCAGCCGCTGCCAACTCCGGCCATTCTGCGCCAGCGCCTGCCGCTCAAGGCTGCGCTTGCCGAGCAGATTGAGCAACAACGCAACAGCATTCGCGCCGTACTCGATGGTGCCGACCGGCGTCTGCTGGTGATCGTGGGGCCCTGTTCCCTGCACGATCCGGTGGCGGCACTGGAATACGCCGACCGCCTGGCCGAGTTGAATGCTCAGGTCGATGATCAACTGCTGCTGGTGATGCGTGCCTACGTTGAAAAGCCGCGCACTACAGTAGGTTGGAAAGGCCTGTTGTACGATCCGCATCTGGATGGCAGCAGTGATATGGCCGAAGGGCTGGCGCTGTCACGGCGGTTGATGCTGGCCATTGCTGAGCGTGGCTTGCCGGTCGCGACTGAGCTGTTGCAGCCACTGGCGGCCGGTTACCTGGATGATCTGCTCAGTTGGGCGGCGATTGGCGCGCGTACCAGTGAGTCGCAGATCCATCGGGAAATGGTTAGCGGTTTGGATTTGCCGGTTGGCTTCAAGAACGGCACTGACGGCAGCCTGGCGATTGCCTGCGACGCCATGCGTTCGGCTGCGCATCCGCACCAGCACTTCGGCGTCGACGATCATGGCCTGCCGGCGCTGATCCAGACTCAGGGTAACCCTGACACCCATCTGGTCCTGCGTGGTGGTCACGCGGGCCCCAACTTCCATTCGGCGGCAGTAGCAGAAGCCAAGGCTGCGCTGGACAAGCAGAGCATTGAAGCCAAGCTGATTGTCGATTGCAGCCATGCCAACAGTGGCAAAGACCCGCTCAAGCAGCCGGCGGTGCTTGACTCGGTCATTGATCAGCGCCTGGCAGGCGACAACACCTTGCGTGGGGTTATGCTCGAAGGTCATCTGTTCGATGGCTGCCAGCCGCTCAAGGCTGAGCTGCGTTACGGGGTGTCGATCACCGATGGTTGCCTGGGCTGGAGCGCGACGGAACAGGCTTTGAGCAAGGTGGCTGCGCGGTTGCGTAGCGCATGA
- a CDS encoding LOG family protein, whose product MRICVFCGSSSGNRPDYLEAANQLGTALAKAGIGLVYGGAQVGLMGEVANAALAAGGEVIGVIPKALVDRELAHEGLTKLKVVGSMHERKAMMAELSDGFIALPGGVGTFEELFEVWTWAQLGHHRKPCAVFNVSGYYDKLIDFLDHCVEQGFFKPVYRDMLIVEPSVESLLQAVSDYQPPRVVKWINSEQT is encoded by the coding sequence GTGCGCATTTGTGTTTTTTGTGGTTCCAGCAGTGGTAATCGGCCCGACTATCTCGAAGCAGCCAATCAACTGGGTACGGCACTCGCCAAGGCGGGGATTGGTCTGGTCTATGGTGGGGCGCAGGTCGGCCTGATGGGCGAAGTCGCCAATGCGGCACTGGCTGCCGGTGGCGAAGTCATCGGGGTAATCCCCAAGGCACTGGTGGATCGCGAGCTGGCCCATGAAGGGCTGACTAAACTCAAGGTGGTCGGCTCCATGCACGAACGCAAGGCCATGATGGCCGAGCTGTCCGACGGTTTCATTGCCCTGCCCGGCGGCGTCGGCACTTTTGAAGAGCTGTTCGAAGTCTGGACCTGGGCCCAGCTTGGTCATCATCGCAAGCCCTGCGCAGTGTTCAATGTCAGCGGCTATTACGACAAGCTGATCGACTTTCTAGACCACTGTGTCGAGCAGGGCTTTTTCAAGCCGGTGTACCGCGACATGCTGATCGTAGAGCCGAGTGTCGAAAGCCTGCTGCAGGCCGTAAGCGACTATCAGCCACCCCGCGTGGTGAAATGGATCAATAGCGAGCAAACCTGA
- a CDS encoding GNAT family N-acetyltransferase codes for MHIRPMHPDDLSAAAEVHRLAFVRQKQSEQWLASTLAAFPRFLCFVAEEAGQVLGFILWAQKSGFRDQAVLELDQLAVLPAAQGRGIGRRLIVQSLPLVREQLVRQGSSLKHVIVNTRADNHAQKLYRDTLGAQVEATIRDLYSADEVFMVARQVDEGARGR; via the coding sequence ATGCATATCCGCCCCATGCACCCCGATGACCTCTCTGCTGCAGCCGAGGTCCACCGTCTGGCTTTTGTGCGGCAGAAGCAGTCGGAGCAATGGCTGGCTTCGACGCTGGCGGCGTTTCCGCGTTTCTTGTGTTTTGTGGCCGAAGAGGCAGGGCAGGTGCTGGGTTTCATTCTCTGGGCGCAGAAGAGCGGCTTTCGTGATCAGGCTGTGCTGGAACTGGATCAGTTGGCGGTGCTACCGGCGGCCCAGGGGCGCGGTATCGGACGCCGGTTGATTGTGCAGTCGCTGCCGCTGGTGCGTGAACAGTTGGTGCGTCAGGGCTCGAGTCTCAAGCATGTGATTGTCAATACCCGCGCCGACAACCACGCGCAAAAACTCTACCGCGATACCCTGGGGGCGCAGGTGGAGGCTACTATCCGTGATCTCTATTCCGCTGATGAGGTGTTTATGGTCGCGCGCCAGGTAGATGAGGGCGCACGGGGCCGATAA
- a CDS encoding helix-turn-helix domain-containing protein: MNAPNRSTREAQDADEHAHNLTNWQQEYDQLGGGRFYGRIDEVALEGCQLFREHTNRALRQQCNVWKDALWLGIPVQNADCRINGLPLSAEQLMCRPGERDFELITPDSFDIYGIVIREEMLLKLAEQQERRIDLTRLSDSPRLSASQGQLNRIRQILQQVLDLNARGLGSSQQRQLASEALLDLLDNSPQAERSAPSYARRKQVVDRIKALIHEQPNADLSIPELCQRLHVSRRTLQYSFESILGISPLQFLRSARLNQVRRTLSNPAPDSTVAAIAAQHGFWHPGQFARDYKALFGENPSETFKRVQRRG; encoded by the coding sequence GTGAACGCACCAAACCGGAGCACGCGTGAGGCACAGGACGCCGATGAACATGCGCACAACCTGACCAACTGGCAACAGGAATACGATCAGTTGGGTGGTGGGCGCTTCTATGGCCGCATCGATGAAGTGGCGCTGGAGGGTTGCCAGCTGTTCCGCGAGCACACCAACCGCGCCCTGCGCCAGCAATGCAATGTCTGGAAGGACGCACTCTGGCTGGGCATTCCTGTGCAGAATGCCGACTGCCGCATCAACGGCCTGCCGCTCAGCGCTGAGCAACTGATGTGCCGCCCCGGTGAGCGCGATTTCGAACTTATTACCCCGGACAGCTTCGACATCTACGGCATCGTCATCCGCGAGGAAATGCTGCTAAAGCTTGCCGAGCAGCAGGAGCGCCGCATCGACCTGACCCGGCTGTCCGACAGCCCGCGCCTGAGCGCCAGCCAGGGGCAACTCAACCGCATCCGGCAGATATTGCAGCAAGTGCTTGATCTGAACGCCCGTGGCCTCGGCTCCAGCCAGCAACGCCAGTTGGCCAGCGAAGCGCTGCTCGATTTGCTCGACAACAGCCCGCAGGCCGAGCGCAGCGCGCCAAGTTACGCCCGACGCAAACAGGTAGTGGACCGGATCAAGGCCTTGATCCACGAGCAGCCCAACGCCGACCTGAGCATTCCTGAACTCTGCCAGCGCCTGCACGTCAGCCGGCGCACCCTGCAATACAGTTTTGAAAGCATCCTCGGTATCAGCCCGCTACAGTTTCTGCGCAGCGCCCGCCTCAATCAGGTACGCCGCACCCTCAGCAACCCAGCGCCAGACAGCACGGTCGCAGCCATCGCCGCGCAGCACGGCTTCTGGCACCCCGGCCAGTTCGCCCGTGATTACAAAGCGTTATTCGGGGAAAATCCCTCGGAGACGTTCAAGCGGGTGCAGCGCCGAGGCTGA
- a CDS encoding ethanolamine ammonia-lyase subunit EutB gives MSYAYRYTLGSHTYQFRDLAELMAKATPARSGDRLAGVIALSAEERAVAQMLLAELPLKTFLNEVLVPYEQDEVTRLIIDEHDGVAFAPIAHLTVGDFRNWLLSDQATPELLQSVRAGITPEMAAAVSKIMRNQDLILVARKCHVVSAFRNTIGLPGRLSTRLQPNHPTDDVNGIAASILDGLLYGNGDAVIGINPATDNVVQATRLMSLMAEVIEKYQIPTQSCVLTHVTNTIECIDAGAPVDLVFQSIGGTEATNSSFGFNLATLAEAQQAALSLKRGSVGNNVMYFETGQGSALSANAHHGLDQQTCEARAYAVARKFSPLLVNTVVGFIGPEYLFDGKEIIRAGLEDHFCAKLLGLPMGCDVCYTNHAEADQNDMDNLLTLLGVAGCSFVMGIPGSDDIMLNYQTTSFHDALYVRRVLGSRPAPEFEQWLMRMQIMRDADRHILHETLPEPFARSLRALPGGRA, from the coding sequence ATGAGTTATGCCTATCGTTACACGCTGGGTAGCCACACCTATCAGTTCCGTGATCTGGCTGAACTGATGGCCAAGGCGACCCCTGCACGTTCTGGCGACCGCCTGGCCGGGGTGATTGCGCTGTCGGCTGAAGAGCGTGCGGTGGCGCAGATGCTGTTGGCCGAGCTGCCGCTCAAGACCTTTCTCAACGAAGTGCTGGTGCCTTACGAGCAGGACGAAGTCACCCGGCTGATCATTGATGAGCATGATGGGGTGGCTTTCGCGCCGATTGCCCATCTGACTGTGGGTGACTTTCGTAACTGGCTGCTCAGTGATCAGGCTACGCCTGAACTGCTGCAGTCGGTGCGCGCTGGTATTACCCCGGAAATGGCGGCGGCGGTGAGCAAGATCATGCGCAATCAGGACCTGATTCTGGTGGCGCGCAAGTGCCATGTGGTCAGCGCCTTTCGCAACACCATTGGCCTGCCGGGGCGGCTATCGACCCGGTTGCAGCCGAACCACCCGACCGATGATGTGAACGGTATTGCCGCAAGCATTCTCGATGGTCTTTTGTACGGCAATGGCGATGCGGTGATTGGCATCAACCCGGCAACCGACAATGTGGTCCAGGCCACGCGATTGATGTCGCTGATGGCCGAGGTAATCGAGAAGTACCAGATTCCCACTCAGTCCTGCGTGCTTACGCATGTAACCAACACCATTGAATGCATCGACGCCGGTGCCCCGGTGGATCTGGTGTTTCAGTCAATTGGCGGCACTGAGGCGACCAACAGCAGCTTCGGTTTCAATCTTGCCACCCTGGCTGAGGCACAGCAGGCAGCGCTGAGCCTCAAGCGCGGCAGTGTCGGCAACAATGTGATGTATTTCGAGACCGGGCAGGGTAGTGCGCTGTCGGCTAATGCTCACCACGGGCTCGATCAGCAGACCTGTGAGGCTCGGGCCTATGCGGTGGCGCGCAAGTTCAGCCCGTTGCTGGTCAATACCGTGGTTGGCTTTATCGGCCCGGAGTACCTCTTCGATGGCAAGGAGATCATTCGCGCGGGGCTTGAGGATCACTTCTGCGCCAAGTTGCTTGGCCTGCCGATGGGCTGTGATGTCTGCTACACCAACCATGCCGAGGCCGACCAGAACGACATGGACAATCTGCTGACCCTGCTCGGGGTGGCGGGCTGCTCGTTCGTCATGGGCATCCCCGGCTCGGACGACATCATGCTCAATTACCAGACCACCTCGTTCCACGATGCACTCTACGTGCGCCGGGTACTGGGCTCGCGCCCTGCGCCTGAGTTTGAACAGTGGCTGATGCGCATGCAGATCATGCGTGATGCTGATCGGCACATTCTGCACGAGACCTTGCCTGAGCCGTTCGCCCGATCACTGCGGGCATTACCGGGAGGCCGGGCATGA
- the eutC gene encoding ethanolamine ammonia-lyase subunit EutC codes for MKPTVIENPWRRLRAFTDARIGLGRAGISLPTSELLAFQLSHAQARDAVHCPLDVPALCSALAGVPALAAQGRPLELHSQASDRQTYLQRPDLGRRLDETSRQLLIAQAIEQPSDLAIVIVDGLSSLAIQQNAAPFLEAFLALLAEQVPDCQLAPISIVRQGRVAIGDDIGALLNARAVLLLVGERPGLSSPDSLGLYLTWAPRPGLTDAARNCISNVRPAGLPWAEAAHRALYLLREAQRLQLSGVGLKDRSASAVIEHGASRRNFLVSE; via the coding sequence ATGAAACCTACCGTCATTGAAAACCCCTGGCGGCGGCTGCGTGCTTTTACCGATGCCCGTATCGGTCTGGGGCGGGCCGGCATCAGCCTGCCGACCAGCGAGTTGCTGGCCTTTCAACTATCGCATGCCCAGGCGCGTGATGCCGTGCACTGCCCTCTGGATGTGCCGGCGCTGTGCTCGGCGTTGGCTGGGGTACCGGCGTTGGCGGCGCAGGGCCGGCCGCTGGAATTACACAGCCAGGCCAGTGACCGCCAGACCTACCTGCAACGCCCGGATCTGGGCCGGCGTCTGGATGAGACTTCACGCCAGTTGCTGATTGCCCAGGCCATTGAGCAGCCGAGCGATCTGGCCATCGTCATAGTCGATGGGCTGTCGTCGCTGGCGATACAGCAGAACGCCGCACCCTTTCTTGAGGCTTTTCTGGCTCTGCTGGCTGAGCAGGTTCCCGACTGCCAACTGGCACCGATCAGCATAGTACGGCAGGGCCGGGTGGCGATTGGCGATGACATAGGTGCGCTGCTGAATGCGCGCGCGGTGTTGCTGCTGGTGGGGGAACGCCCAGGGCTCAGCTCGCCGGACAGTCTTGGTCTGTATCTGACCTGGGCGCCGCGTCCGGGGCTGACCGATGCGGCGCGCAACTGCATTTCCAACGTGCGCCCTGCCGGGTTGCCCTGGGCTGAGGCGGCACACCGGGCGCTGTATCTGCTGCGTGAGGCGCAGCGCCTACAACTCTCCGGCGTGGGGCTGAAAGATCGCAGCGCCTCGGCGGTGATCGAGCATGGCGCCAGCCGGCGCAATTTTCTGGTTTCCGAGTAA